The region TTTCTTAGTCCAAATAATACACTTGACTAAAACTCTTTAGCTGGATTGTCACAACAAGACCTCTCACATCTTTGACGTGCCTTCGGCATATTAATTTTCCGTTTACTGTCTCTCCTGAAACaatatatcaatattaaaCTTTACATAATCGACAgttctttattattttcattctatttacAACCGAAAAGAAACTCCCGATGACTTGCCTTCTGTAACGCTTATTGGCTCGCTTAAGGAGAACACAGTTTGCTTCCAATGTGTGGGAGTTGCGTGAGGGCCGGTACTGAATTGTATAGGATTATCCAAGTCAAAAAACACGTCAAAATATCCGACAATGGCGGTCAAAGATCCAGTTTTTTTGACCTTAAGGCTGAACGGTGATGTAAAATTCATACATTCTGTTGTTACTTCATAAAGATCAAACGATTGGAGCTCGCAAACATTTGTGATCAGATCTTGCACATGGCAAACTTCTATGCTCGGTTCTCTCACCACTTCTGGCTTCATACAACTCATTTTAAATCCGTAAACATTGGACCAATAATCCACTAGGTCAATATAGCGGTCTATTTGGTCAAGGAGTGAAAAACATTCCGTTAGCTTTCTTAAATACTTTTCTTTAGTGTGACAGGAAAACTGAACTATTTAAGACACGTACTAGTATCCCCACTACCAACGATATTGATGTTGCACCGATTTGGCAAAAGTTTACCACCCTGTGCGAGGTAATTATCCCTTGCAAAAATAACTGTGTCCAACATTCCTTcgaatagtaaaaaatatccCATCCATTCAGACACTATGGCATCGACCTTATCTACAGGAAGATCGATATCTTCTAATCGACCCTTCTTCAATGTTATAACATTGGCGAGATTATTTTCTCtgtaacgaataataatacaacTTGAAACTTGGAATTTCGAAATCCGGAACACTTTCTGCAGAAGAATTGCCAGTTAACGAATTACATGAGCAAAAAGGGCTTGAGTGTCGTTGTTCAACTGATTCCTTATCAAAAATACACTAGAGCGAATATTTGGATTACTTGTCTCACATAATTCACAAGCACAATTCATATTTGTCCTTGATAAAATTTACCTCACAATGTCCATTGCGTGGTATATAATGTCTGATTGATCAACGCTAATAACTTGCCGGCAGCCTGATTTTGCTGCAAACATAGAGAGAATGCCAGTTCCACAACCAACATCCAATATGACACAATTATTAAACATGTTTGAATTGGTCAGCAGCGCATCACGGTAGCTTTCGGTACGAACTTTGTCCTACAAAAATATTACTATGGATGGAAcagatttaataattttagcACTAACCTACATACTACATCCAGCTGTGAATAAAAAGTTTGACGTAGGCAATGCACTGTTTTGTGGTAACCAGAATAATACACACTTATCCCTTagtttatgaaaatataatggAAACTGATTGATCTGATGtaagtacattttttttttcttttttgcaacATTTGATCAGCACTTAATCAACTAAAAAAAGGAGAGATTTACTGCAATAATTACCGTAAGCATTTCATGATGAATCGCGAAATGACTATACGTATTAAAGTATCCTTCATCGCATTCCAAGCTTTTATTTTTGACACACATTTCACTGGTGGACTTCGTCAAGTCATCATCTAATACAAGCCTTTgtgctttttccttcatttcCTCGATTTgctaaaagtgaaaaaaggtCATCAGAATATGAACTAAGATATGAAAAACTAATGTTTGATTTCATACTTCTTTTGCCAGTTGATACGCAACTTCGCTATGCTCAAGTTGAGCTCTGAGAGACTGTATGGTTCCCTGAAGTTCGACAAAATGAATTTCTGACAAAGTGACGCAACCATTTTCCGAGTTCACAGGATAGGCAGTAGGTTTTTTGATATCGGCATCATTAAAATCGTCGATATcttgcggtaaaaaaaagtttgttaaTCAAACAACAATTAACCACATCTCAACACGCAGGTCAcagaataatcaatttatgtTTACCCAACATTAACCAGCTATCATCTTGAAGAACAGGTGCCAGATATTTATCACTTTCCCATATTTTGAGACTCAATGAATCCAGTTCTTCTGGCTTAGTTTTATTAGCTCTGATATAATTTATGAGtttaatatatgaatatatatccAATGAATACTTTCTCTTGAAATCTGTAAGATTAAATTTGTGCAAGGATTCTAAATGTTTTATGGCCGAtggaaaattgtcaaaaacaTCAACACAGAAGAGACAGGTGATATTTTGCGTTGCATCGTTAACTTCATCCCAATCATCGCCGCTATCGTTATCGCTTATCCTGTCAGTTTCAAAACTAGAATTATCCAATAGAGGAGGAGCTGTagaaagaatagaaagaaTGCATTTAGAAATCGAATCAAATACAATATacgaaaaatgcaaaaaaaaaaaaaaaataataataatacggaAAATAAGCAAGACAttaattggataaaaaaatacaaatttaattaCTAAATCTTTCAAGTTGGTCGAGTGATTGGATGAAGTAGAAAAATATCTTATCAATTGTCACAACAATCAACGTGAGTACCGTTATTTAATGCAAAACTGCTGGTCTAGATGTAAACTGGATGATACGTTAAATGAAATATACAAAAAGGAAACTATACCTTCGTCAGTCATCGCGTgagtatatttatatctaaAAGAAATTTACAGCCCGTGGTAGAGCATAAACTGTTTTGAATTATAGGTTAATTTTGACGAAGCACGCGTGTTGACCCCGGATCAATCTTCGATTTCAAATCCTATCATAGACGCCTAACCGCCCTTACACAAAAAACGGACCATagatataaaatttatggAGACGATGTGCCgagcaacaaaaaattttacttcactGGCAGGTTTCTCTCTGTTATGGCTCTGGTTTGACCTTTCCAGCTCTCCTGATCTCAGGGAGGAAGTAAACAgcggaaaaaaacgaacaaataaGAGACAAATATGATGAATggataataaaaatcacaagTAAAGTTTAttgattcaaaattcatcTATGCAAGCAGAAACCTGAGAAAGCTCACGCTCGCGTTTTTCGTGTCCCCGATTTCGTAGCGCTCTCTGACACGATGTAGATTTTTTGGAACTAATTTGCGACGTGCTGGATGGTAAGAGAACGGATATCGGTTACCGACTCGTACTCTACTGTACTTACACGCAGGCGATAGATAATACAGAGTATACTTGCCGTAGCACGGCCACAAAACAATTGTGGATGgcgaaaatggaaaataatactctagtgaaaatgaattctacgagtttcaacgaatttttagGGAAATTGGAACATtgtgcaaaaaattgttttcgtgcaaaattataaatatgcatagtttcttacaaaaatttgtaaattttcattaaagcTTGCActtttttagtaaaaaatcTACCagcttttacaatttttaacgaaaattaacaattctttACGAAAAACTATGCATATTCACAATTCTGTaagaaataatacgaaatatcccaatttctgtaaaaattcgtaataGTGGAAATTTTCTCCAGGGTATACAATGATTGGAATCAGTGGAAGTGAACAGTTTTTGAGattataatacatgtacacCTAAAATCACCCatattttccttgtttttGGAACAAATTCTCTGGCACCTCTTTTATTTACTCGTTACATTAACAGCCGAATTCGTCTAAAGTaaattcgattaatttttatggcAATGAATTCTTCAgtgatttttcttctaatgatgcgaaaaatatatttaattttcgtaTACAACCTACTTCAATGATTCCTTAGATTAATAAGATACAcaagaaaagagaaacaaatcATCATTCTTAATACAGATTTATTGAAATCGAGGGAATTACATATGCTCGTTTCCACACCACCGCAAACGGTAGAGCATCCGGCGCGTTTTTTTTAACGTGGTATCCCCAGTAGGCCTACTCCACAAAGAAGAGTAGTAAGATCGATCTTACGTCcttcgaaaattattaattgttttttctcagACGTCGATTTTGTTAAATCGTATTTTCCCAATGACTTTTTGCTCGTGTGTATACGCAGTTTGTTcgcaattattcatttcatgtAGTTCGATAATTGTTTATTCTTAATAAAGAACGATTATTTAATGATGGATGAAAGATGAATGTTTAATGATGGATGAAAGATGATTGTTTTAATTACGGATAAAGAATgcttgttttcattttataaccAAACGGCGGTGATTTTGGATGATTGCGTACACGGTTTTTATTCGCACGACGTATGAGATTTTATCATTGTGGAAGAACCTGGCTAATATTCAAGACATTAACGAAACTGAGAGTGAAAACACGAATACCTATAAGACATTGGCATACATCTATTGGAAGATTATGCAGAAATCTTCAATTGGACGGAGAAAAGCCGAAGAAGATTACCGCAACCACCAAAATACCACAGAGCTGCATGATACTGTAGTGAAATACAAAGCGAACGCGACCTATGAAAGGGTATTTACCTAACGGACCATCACCAACTCGAGAAGAAACTCCAGCACCAAAAAGATCGAACAAGACAGCGAAACCAGAAAAAACTGCAGCTGAATAAATTTGACCACACTTCTTAATCACGATGATTGTGAATTCCCTCGCTAAATTTGTGTATAacgaaggaaacaaaaaattgacctAAACCAGACAAAAACCTAAGTAATAGAATGTTGATTTTTGGTGAAGTCAACGAAACTCAGTAACCTGGAACAGATGAGAATATAATTAGAAACATgttgaaacagacaaaaaagaTAATAGTTTACAtatgaaaaaaactataattagtgaaacaagagaaaaatttcaaaatacaagatttgattagctgaaacagacaaaaggtttgattaactgaaacagacaaaaggtttgattatctgaaacagacaaaaagcttgattagctgaaacagacgaaaGGTTCGATTAGCttaaaacagacaaaaagcttgattagctgaaaaagaaaaaaatttcgattagctgaaacagacaaaatcATTGATTAACTGAAACACACAAAAGGGGTGAtgagctgaaacagacaaagtTACAATTAGCACAGTCACAAAAGTGCGTTCACCGACAAACACTATGTCGAGCCCAACTTAACATATTCGCAGCAAGAGTTATTAACACGAATATTTCTATTGATGATAccaaaatgtatttttacaGAATCAATAACAGTTTTGGATCAAGGATTATTGATAACAATATTCTATTTTACTGGGCTCGCGGTATTTCTCAGTgaacttgtaaaaaaatttgatttcgttACAAAAAACAGAGAATCATAAGATCCGTAAAATAAGTACTTCTGTACGCCTTATATgtattttatgaatatttacGCCAAGAATCTTCATTATCACTAAAtaccataaaatttttattcccgcGCGTGGAGCGCTGGCTTGCAAAAGCCGCGCTTTCTGTCAGAACcgaaaagtttcaaatcgaCGCATAAAAGATGCGGTGAAACTTAGAGCTTGGTTATTTGTGGCAAAATTGATTGAAGTGCTGGAGATGACTCAGGACATCAAGAgtactttacttttttatatACCGTTTGCGAAATCGACGCGCAACGGGCGCGATCGTTCGATTCGCATGATTAATCTACGCGCAAAAAGGCGCGACTGATTAAAAAATCTTAAACATCTAGGAAATGCGGTAAACTCTGTAGAAACACAATCCGCATCTGCGTCTTTTTGAATCCGACACATTGCGATGCGGATTGTTGTTCTCAGATGCGAATCAAATGCGGGAGGGAGGTTGGGGTGAAAAAGCTCATGCATTAGggtgtggcgtgacggtcggcggtcctcttcgacgcgacgtcttcgagctcagtatctctccccatctagcgtaccacggaacgcgatagatgATCCAGAGATACATTTTGCCcattcagacgatcacagagGTCAATTGAataacaatcgaaaaatgtgcCCAGTgacaaaatttgagaaattgaaccTCGTTAAAATTAAAAGCTTACAAATGGTCCGGAGACTCTTAAGCCGAGTTATTTTTATGTGTTTCTAGAGAAGAATTACTGTGATCGTTTGACGCTGTGGATTACAAAAGTAAATAACATCGCGGCAGGAcgcgaccttcctaccctcGCCTGATCCCCAACGGAACCACCCAACGTAAATGTTGAAACGAAAGactcacacacacatgcataagccccgcgacggatcccaaaacgtccacctacctacccggttacctatattcgatctatgcgattttccattctttccaACACACGTCATCCCTTCTCATTCGCGCCGTGGTCACTGTGACTTACTTTTTCGTTGATTACCTGTAgggagcaaaatgtttttgtaacTCAGTCCGCCAGCTGCAATGTCGTGATATTGTTGTATGTGTTATTTCAACGATTGCTGGCGGAATATCGGTACACCAACATTTTATAAAGTAGATTAGGAACATCCTGTATGCGAATCAGCATTTTTCTAGGCGAGCTAAACCTACAGTTGATCGATACTTGCTGGCTGTTGAGCAGTTGAAAATGATTCAAGATACAACATGCAATTTTACTACGTTATGTTATGCCAGACTTTGAAATCAAACAATCATGTGAATATGATTAAATAATCGTTGGAATATGTTGAAACCTCAGGTGAATCCACCACTTAAACGACATCACAGGTAAATTCAAACATCGATCATTCTATCAGTAGCTGAACAAAATTCGGCTCGCGAATGTCGAGTAAGCGATGGttacctgtcgcgatgctcattccgCGTTTGGCAACGTGCATAATTTCTAACTTTAAGTCAGCTGTGGTAAagaagattaaaaataaaaaataacgagatTGAAAACAAGCACCGTTGCGACCGCGAATGAGCCTACCCACGGGGctaagaaatcgaagatttgtgaacaattgttaccgccacgccacgtgacaAAGGAGACCCAAGGTAATACCTGTAACCTAAAcacatgcaaactcaccaacgttgcCGAGTAGTGGAGAAGTTACTCGGATGTCTCTGCTCATCTCTggaaaaaacaacaacgaaaACTCGtattaatttaacaaattggATCTTCAGTtctcaaattaattattaatgtCTTTTACGtccatattttttcaccacatgttgcgcaaaaaaaaattggctttaaAATGTACCATCTAGAATTATCAAACAAttgtcaaaataaatattcttacCTCCTCCGGGTTGCTCCACACTTTACATGTAGTAGTTCTCGTAGTGTCCAAGGTTGCATGGTGAAGCGACGCACTATTTACACTGCAATAGAAATATAACAGCACATTACTCACACAATATAATTGGATCAGATTTCATGTCACTACAATCCGTCTGtgtcaaaacaatttttcattccataatatttcagtaatttctgataaatttaaatgaattggagaaattaataatataatgcaTATACAATAAGCGCAAGTGTCGAATCAATTCAGAAAATCATTCACGATCCAAAGCAACACTGAGATTAAAAATCATATCCATTATATACCTTCAAGTTTAATTCACTGTAGGGGTTATTCTAGTTTTCACTGCGTTCTCAAAAATCGGTTGATCGGGTTACTCCATTTCAGATCAGTGCTAAATGTGGTCAAGCATGCTGCACTGTAGTCTGTCCCTGTAATCAGATAAGAAATGACATTTCACtagtgttttatttttcaaatcaatacACGCACtactaaaaatttaaaacctaTCTTATAAGACATGATCAAAAACTGAATAGCAATAAATTTGATcctaaatataaatttcacaaaacAGTAAAAGTAGCTCAATAGTATAATCAAGAATGATTTAGAATGTACATATAcctgtttttcatttttccacaATGTTGTGACCTTCTGCATTTTGTTTTCCAACTCATCGCTACAGTCACAATTCAGATGCTCACTAACCTGGATTAATCTTGGTGCAGTTTAACTGTAATGAGAtaaaagacgaaaaaattttgttaatacTCCACTTTCAACATCTATATACTGTGGGTCTAAATACATTCAATGTCAGTGTGCTATGTATTATGCCAAGCCTTGGAAAATGTTATCGATTACATAATCAAGTAAACAATGACTTGGATGGTTTTATACCTGTTGCTTTTCTGCAATAAACTCATAAATTTCACTACCAAATGATGTCTTCGAAGTTTCGTTGACAGAGTCTTGGAATCCATATAATCACTAACGCCGATCAACCTTGGTGCAATTTGTTTCTGTAATCAGATATGATAACACAATATTTTGTTAGTAAAATGTAACTTCAAAATCGATTTAAATAGCATTTAAAATACAGCATAGTTATTCAAAATCATAATAGGTACGAGGAATAATCAACCATCAACGATTTACCTTTACCcgaaatttcgaaacaattATCAACGCCGATTAATGCATCAACTTTTGTTACATGGTAATAAATATCGTAATTACGGAATAAAGGATCGCAATATCGATCCTCAGGAAGAAATTTGGAAACGGATGAAATCGCTCATTTTTAATCCACAGAAATATTTGCGGTGATGAACATGCACCGAGGATTGTTATTCAATTGTTTCGCTAGCAGAGCTACACGTAAATAATAAGGCTTTCACTTTCAAGTAAcgtttcgatcattttttttttcacctactAGGAACGACGACAAAACGAATCACGCAATAACAAATGCGTAATAATAACATTTTACAAACGTGTCCAAGTTAAAGACGCAATCCGCGTGAACCAAGATCCGAGATACATACTGAAACGAATGTCACGTTTTGCTATGTCAGTTTTATCAGAacataagaaataaaaacgcaACAGATGATTATCAGGACATATCCTTGCCACAAAGCGCTCGAGTATTTAATGTCTGCCCGAAAATAATAGTAATCTATCAATAACCTATCTAGAAAACTATAAAGCTATAATCCAAGAATCTGCATCGTAATAATACTCGATTCCACGCTCACTCTCACTTTCTGTGCTGCAACTAGCTGTCCTAGACCGATTGAACAAACTTGCCAACAACTCAAATACGCATTTAGCAAAAATCAGCCAAACAATTGATAAACAACCGACTCCCGCCACAGAGAGACAAAACACGACATCGGTAAATGATAAAGTTacacaaaacaatgaaaactcGAGACACGAAACTCACCTTCGATGTTCGcaggattttttcatttcactaaCTCATTTTCTATCAGCCACACGCTGCACTTCGTGTATTATTCACAGATGCGTACGATGAAAATACATTTATCGAATAACGTACAGACACAGCCTGAACAACGCAATTTGAATTCTGAACCGACTACGGACGTGCTCGCGCCTCGACGGCTCCGAAGCGACTGACGCAGTAACGTCGCGTATCGCTCGAAAGTAAATCTCTTACTCGGTTTCTGTCACTCTGTATTTGATTGGCTGAGCGGAAACGTATCACCAATGAGGTGTAGAGCGAGAGAGATGGAATATCTCGGTACCGCTTGGAACACACAtacctctctctttctctctcttactCCTCCGTCACGTTTTTTATACACGCGAAGCTGCGCACGATTCGTTCACGTGTTTAGAGAGTTTCCGTAGCACGCGGCGTCAGGCGTAAATTTCACCTTTCTAACGAATTTTGGCTTAATAGAATTTGCGTAAAAATAAAGgcaaaatgagagaaaaaaaattgcaaacattGTGTTTTTTCAATGTAACAATACAGGATTGTAACTTAGAAAGATGAAGCTATCGGCAACGTGTCTGTACACTACtatgtttatgtatataaatttacagAACCAGATATTTGGATATGTAGATTTCATAATAACGGTTTGTgatttttgcagaatttttaGTCACTTTCTTGCTtggttttcagaaaaaaattaagtagGAACTGCCTAACATTATCAAGGGCATGAATCATTATTGTAGAATCCCGTTGCAAAAAGCTTATTTTTCTGGTTATATTAAACATTCGATATCAAATTCATGCTGTCTTGAAGTCATTTTTACAAACCTTTTAAGATAGATTTTCTCATTGAAATACGACGCATAATACCGATTTTGATTAGGGGCAAAAACCGTGGTTAGTTTGGCACACGCTTTATAAGGTATTGAACCgtttcttttaatttatttacatttttactcAGGGGGGATGTTTAGTAACTCGACCGAAAAATAACTACGTCGTCATGGTACACATGGTAGAGCTGATATTACGCATGGCATTGACTGAAGATATGATATCTTTTCACCATGTAAATGCACATCACGAAAATAAAACTTCAcgaattgaatgaatattttcactgaTTTACTGAACACTTGTTAGCAGTGATTCTGCAATAATATTCGAAGTATTAACCACTCGTAAAAGGTAATGGTATTGTGCGAGAACATCTGATGATCGTTACAGTTAGTTCTTTTCAAATGCGAGGAAAACAAACGAACATCAGGACAAAAAGGTCACAACATGCCCGACGAAATTGTTTCACGATTCTGCATATTCATTTAACCTTACACTGAGTATTTACTTACCATAATAGTaagactaacaataagtattaTTATCTTTCCGTGCATCCAACGCTGCACAACtgatttaatattattacgagAAATGATTGagtaataattatatgaatCCAATAATTGGATtattagaaatatatatacctgtacgtATTAAGAAACCAAATGAGCGCACAGTCGTACAAGCGGATCACAACCCGTTCGACTACCGTTAAAGGTACGCCTTGCGGTCAAATCTCTTATTAATAATCCTGCTTCAAAACCGCCTGCAACTCTCGTTTTCCGGACTCAAGGACACTTGTATTGTCTGTACAAGTACACACTCGTCACTTATAGAACTGTATAGCTCATGGTTGTCGTCGCACGATTGAACCGCTCGAACGGATGTAGTTACTATTGTTTACACTCACTGATCTCTATGATCAGTGTTTACACTGCGTTAAGCTACGCACGCATACCTGCGTATGTatgagtaatttgaaattggGATTTAAAATCGAGGGAAACAAGCAGCGAGTGGAGTTTCATTGGAGCAAGTGAATTGTTGACCAAAAACTTGAATGCAATGTTTCCCATTGAAATATTGgagattttcttcaaatattcacACGGTACTGACATCATTAATTTTCGCTACGTATGCAAAACATGGAATAACGTTATCACTCGACTTTCAAGGGTAGGTTCTATTTACGCAATTAGCATGCACCCGCATCcagttattgttattaatctATGACTATACTAATTATTgacaaacaaagaaaatgtATATACTTAAGCATTAGTCTCATCACTTGATCAACAGTTGCTTGGCCGGTATTTCATTCATGTTTCAGGATACAAACATGTGGCAAAATAAATGCCAAAATGAAATATCCATCCACCTCCGTAGATCTATCGCACAAAAACTTTATCCAAACATTAGCTGGACTGATTTTCACGAGTCAAAAGATAATTTAAAGTGGCTATCGATGTACAGGACATGGATGAAATGGcataaaataaacgaattcAATGTTTCCACTGCACAATTCGAACCATTTTTTATCCGTCTACCATTGGTACAAATTACTTGTCTTGCTGTGTCAGGTATGACTACAATAACAAATACTcaactaaaaattttgtttggcCTTCTGTATTTTTCTCGATAGCAAGTGATCAAGCCTCACATCAAAAATCTTACACCCCATTTGTTAATCAACTATTTTTCTGTATAGAAAGTCTGCTAGCCGTCGGTAGCTCGGAAGGATTCATTGCTTTCTATGACATTGAGAGATCCATAGTTGAGCCAATTTTTATTGCTGACCAAATGGAACATGTATCcaatgtacaatttttacgGGATGGTAGAGAATCACATTCATATACgctatcgattttttttttgtagttttttatctttgttttctgttttgtaTGCTTACAGACAAACGGATAGCTGCTATCTCTGCTTCAAATATGTATAGAGTGATGTTATGGGATATTCtattaaaaaaagtaatttcaactCCTCGATATGGAAGATTAATAAGGTAAAGTATGTGAAAAGTAAACAGATGAAAAACATCTCATTAAAACAATCTCTATTATTATGGTACTCTTGATTTTTCAGTACGACCCATGGATGTGTTTTGATCACAATGAAAAACAAGCTAATCATCCGTAACAAGTGTACTGAAAGATCTTACGATTTCCTAGAACTCTATGGCACTATTGTTGCTTTAGTAGCTGATGGTGAAGAGGTGCAGCACTTGCTCAATTCTtaatagaaattaaaaacaaactcaatggtcagctgaaaaatgtatgGCTGAACCGACTTATTTAATGTGgaccaaaaaattgaatgtagCTTTTCCTTTTTGTGTCAGGCTTTTCTTTGGACAGATTTGGGTTACAACTATAAAGTAAGCCTGAATGAAACTCCATACATGGAGGAAGAATACGTCGAACCTCCTGCAGATAGAGTATTAAAATACTACGTGTTCAGGCCTTGGACTGCCATGTGCATTACAAGTAACTAATTACTGCTCTAGAAAAGTTCATGTCTGTACCGTTTATTTCGCTTTGCATGAAGTTCATGTTTCAATCCTACATTGTCCCCTTTTACTTTTAGTGAACGGTTTTTTGGGGATCTCTGTAAACAGTCAGCCCTGGGTAATGTACGAAATTCTATCAAAACTTCATGGAACACCAACTGCATTACTTTTCTATGCCGATGTACTGGTTCTAGGATTAGACTCTGGTATGTgcataattaaaacaaaaaaagtaataaagtTTTGCTAGAGAATTTGACAGTTTTACAGAATGTAAATTTAATCTTGCAGGTTCTGTTCACATGTACTACGTCAATAATGCTGAGTTACTAACTACTTGGGACTTTTGTCCTAAGAACTCCAAATCAATTGTAGTCGCTAATCAAGCTATAATTGCGTTAGATATAATGGATCGGCTCAACAAGCAATATTTAATCGCCGCCACCACTGAGAAAATAAACATAGTACAATTATACGATCCGAGCTGATTATCTGTGATATTCACCGGAAATGTGATTAAACTTCACCATTGAATCAAacgaaattatatatttatgaaattcgCACACTTATTATTCACTCTAAGTTGGTCAATAGATTTAATCTATTTTATACTCAGTATACCATATATTCTTACCTCATTTATCAGCAGGTTTTTAAAGTGGAGataatacatattttaatAGAACTGCCAGCATTTATTAACTGTTTCGTTGCTACTTATTAAGTTGcgcgaaaaagaaataatgtaTTCGAGTCTTGATAACGAAAATTTGGTCTACAAACAGCCCTATCAATAATATACACAGATCTTACTCCTCTAATTGCAAGATAACATACCTAGTATCAATTTAGACCGACTGACACCAAGCATAggcattttgaaaaatacgtt is a window of Neodiprion fabricii isolate iyNeoFabr1 chromosome 6, iyNeoFabr1.1, whole genome shotgun sequence DNA encoding:
- the LOC124185084 gene encoding protein arginine N-methyltransferase 3: MTDEAPPLLDNSSFETDRISDNDSGDDWDEVNDATQNITCLFCVDVFDNFPSAIKHLESLHKFNLTDFKRKYSLDIYSYIKLINYIRANKTKPEELDSLSLKIWESDKYLAPVLQDDSWLMLDIDDFNDADIKKPTAYPVNSENGCVTLSEIHFVELQGTIQSLRAQLEHSEVAYQLAKEQIEEMKEKAQRLVLDDDLTKSTSEMCVKNKSLECDEGYFNTYSHFAIHHEMLTDKVRTESYRDALLTNSNMFNNCVILDVGCGTGILSMFAAKSGCRQVISVDQSDIIYHAMDIVRENNLANVITLKKGRLEDIDLPVDKVDAIVSEWMGYFLLFEGMLDTVIFARDNYLAQGGKLLPNRCNINIVGSGDTNRYIDLVDYWSNVYGFKMSCMKPEVVREPSIEVCHVQDLITNVCELQSFDLYEVTTECMNFTSPFSLKVKKTGSLTAIVGYFDVFFDLDNPIQFSTGPHATPTHWKQTVFSLSEPISVTEGETVNGKLICRRHVKDVRGLVVTIQLKSFSQVYYLD
- the LOC124185856 gene encoding uncharacterized protein LOC124185856 isoform X1: MFPIEILEIFFKYSHGTDIINFRYVCKTWNNVITRLSRDTNMWQNKCQNEISIHLRRSIAQKLYPNISWTDFHESKDNLKWLSMYRTWMKWHKINEFNVSTAQFEPFFIRLPLVQITCLAVSESLLAVGSSEGFIAFYDIERSIVEPIFIADQMEHVSNVQFLRDDKRIAAISASNMYRVMLWDILLKKVISTPRYGRLISTTHGCVLITMKNKLIIRNKCTERSYDFLELYGTIVALVADGEEAFLWTDLGYNYKVSLNETPYMEEEYVEPPADRVLKYYVFRPWTAMCITMNGFLGISVNSQPWVMYEILSKLHGTPTALLFYADVLVLGLDSGSVHMYYVNNAELLTTWDFCPKNSKSIVVANQAIIALDIMDRLNKQYLIAATTEKINIVQLYDPS
- the LOC124185856 gene encoding uncharacterized protein LOC124185856 isoform X2 codes for the protein MFPIEILEIFFKYSHGTDIINFRYVCKTWNNVITRLSRDTNMWQNKCQNEISIHLRRSIAQKLYPNISWTDFHESKDNLKWLSMYRTWMKWHKINEFNVSTAQFEPFFIRLPLVQITCLAVSDKRIAAISASNMYRVMLWDILLKKVISTPRYGRLISTTHGCVLITMKNKLIIRNKCTERSYDFLELYGTIVALVADGEEAFLWTDLGYNYKVSLNETPYMEEEYVEPPADRVLKYYVFRPWTAMCITMNGFLGISVNSQPWVMYEILSKLHGTPTALLFYADVLVLGLDSGSVHMYYVNNAELLTTWDFCPKNSKSIVVANQAIIALDIMDRLNKQYLIAATTEKINIVQLYDPS